The following are encoded together in the Panicum virgatum strain AP13 chromosome 6K, P.virgatum_v5, whole genome shotgun sequence genome:
- the LOC120711205 gene encoding kinesin-like protein KIN-1 isoform X1: MSNVTVCVRFRPLSHKERKANGDNVCFRKLDSESFVFKDEREEDVIFSFDKVFYEDAQQSDVYDFLAVPIVSDAINGINGTIITYGQTGAGKTYSMEGPSILHCNEQKTGLVQRVVDELFVCLRSSAGTWTVKLSMVEIYLEKVRDLLDLSKDNLQIKESKTQGIYISGATEISIANSSDALENLSQGIANRAVGETQMNLASSRSHCLYIFSVQHGSTSDERVKAGKIILVDLAGSEKVEKTGAEGRVLDEAKTINKSLSALGNVINALTTGKQNHVPFRDSKLTRILQDALGGNSRAALLCCCSPSPSNAPESLSTLRFGTRTKLIKASPKSIPEVVDNAKKPILGTHDQDDLRDRILSKLRLSLKEEDVDLLEELFLQEGIIFDPNSITDIDSACQDTRSEEILLLMQAVEDLEGTVEELTDENQKLRRELEVAQEISAQAQLAAATAGAAARSRTLLDFVPAPLLRPFGFVPG, translated from the exons ATGTCCAATGTGACTGTGTGTGTGCGGTTCAGACCGCTGAGTCACAAAGAGAGGAAGGCTAATGGTGACAATGTCTGCTTCAGGAAACTGGACTCcgagtcttttgttttcaag GATGAGAGGGAAGAAGATGTTATATTCAGCTTTGACAAGGTGTTCTATGAAGATGCGCAACAGTCTGATGTCTACGACTTCCTTGCAGTGCCCATTGTTTCAG ATGCCATCAACGGAATAAATGGGACTATAATTACTTATGGTCAG ACTGGGGCTGGAAAGACATATAGCATGGAG GGACCAAGCATCTTGCACTGCAATGAGCAGAAAACTGGACTGGTACAGCGAGTTGTGGACGAGCTATTTGTATGTTTAAGATCATCAGCAGGCACATGGACTGTGAAGTTGTCAATG GTGGAGATATATTTGGAAAAAGTGAG GGACCTTCTCGACTTGTCCAAAGACAACCTACAGATCAAGGAGAGTAAAACCCAAGGGATATACATTTCTGGAGCAACAGAG ATATCAATTGCGAACAGTTCAGATGCATTAGAGAACCTTTCT CAAGGAATTGCCAACAGGGCTGTTGGGGAAACAC AAATGAACCTTGCTAGCAGCAGAAGTCATTGCTTATACATTTTCTCAGTACAGCATGGATCTACTTCAGATGAGAG GGTAAAAGCAGGGAAGATTATTCTTGTTGACTTGGCTGGTTCTGAGAAAGTTGAGAAAACTGGTGCTGAAGGACGGGTTCTTGATGAGGCAAAAACAATAAACAAATCCCTCTCAGCTCTAGGAAATGTCATCAACGCCCTAACGACTG GTAAACAGAACCATGTGCCTTTCCGTGACTCAAAGCTTACGCGCATTCTCCAAGATGCATTG GGTGGCAACTCAAGAGCAGCGTTGCTGTGCTGCTGTTCTCCCAGCCCATCAAATGCACCAGAGAGTCTGTCTACGCTTCGCTTCGGAACCAG GACAAAGCTCATAAAGGCTTCTCCCAAATCTATTCCTGAGGTGGTGGACAATGCCAAGAAGCCAATCCTTGGAACCCATGATCAAGATGATCTGCGTGATAGGATACTGAGCAAG CTAAGGTTGAGCCTGAAAGAGGAAGATGTAGACCTCCTGGAGGAACTGTTCCTGCAAGAAGGCATCATCTTTGATCCCAATTCCATCACGGACATCGACTCTGCTTGCCAGGATACCAGAAGCGAGGAGATCTTGTTGCTGATGCAAGCCGTGGAAGACCTCGAAGGAACCGTGGAAGAG CTCACTGATGAGAACCAGAAGCTCAGGCGTGAGCTCGAAGTCGCGCAGGAGATCTCCGCTCAGGCCCAGCTTGCCGCTGCCACTGCTGGAGCAGCAGCCCGGAGCCGTACCCTGCTCGATTTCGTgcccgcgcccctcctccggccGTTTGGGTTTGTTCCAGGCTGA
- the LOC120711205 gene encoding kinesin-like protein KIN-1 isoform X2 encodes MSNVTVCVRFRPLSHKERKANGDNVCFRKLDSESFVFKDEREEDVIFSFDKVFYEDAQQSDVYDFLAVPIVSDAINGINGTIITYGQTGAGKTYSMEGPSILHCNEQKTGLVQRVVDELFVCLRSSAGTWTVKLSMVEIYLEKVRDLLDLSKDNLQIKESKTQGIYISGATEISIANSSDALENLSQGIANRAVGETQMNLASSRSHCLYIFSVQHGSTSDERVKAGKIILVDLAGSEKVEKTGAEGRVLDEAKTINKSLSALGNVINALTTGKQNHVPFRDSKLTRILQDALGGNSRAALLCCCSPSPSNAPESLSTLRFGTRTKLIKASPKSIPEVVDNAKKPILGTHDQDDLRDRILSKLRLSLKEEDVDLLEELFLQEGIIFDPNSITDIDSACQDTRSEEILLLMQAVEDLEGTVEEVAAPVIQTLTQPRCCAH; translated from the exons ATGTCCAATGTGACTGTGTGTGTGCGGTTCAGACCGCTGAGTCACAAAGAGAGGAAGGCTAATGGTGACAATGTCTGCTTCAGGAAACTGGACTCcgagtcttttgttttcaag GATGAGAGGGAAGAAGATGTTATATTCAGCTTTGACAAGGTGTTCTATGAAGATGCGCAACAGTCTGATGTCTACGACTTCCTTGCAGTGCCCATTGTTTCAG ATGCCATCAACGGAATAAATGGGACTATAATTACTTATGGTCAG ACTGGGGCTGGAAAGACATATAGCATGGAG GGACCAAGCATCTTGCACTGCAATGAGCAGAAAACTGGACTGGTACAGCGAGTTGTGGACGAGCTATTTGTATGTTTAAGATCATCAGCAGGCACATGGACTGTGAAGTTGTCAATG GTGGAGATATATTTGGAAAAAGTGAG GGACCTTCTCGACTTGTCCAAAGACAACCTACAGATCAAGGAGAGTAAAACCCAAGGGATATACATTTCTGGAGCAACAGAG ATATCAATTGCGAACAGTTCAGATGCATTAGAGAACCTTTCT CAAGGAATTGCCAACAGGGCTGTTGGGGAAACAC AAATGAACCTTGCTAGCAGCAGAAGTCATTGCTTATACATTTTCTCAGTACAGCATGGATCTACTTCAGATGAGAG GGTAAAAGCAGGGAAGATTATTCTTGTTGACTTGGCTGGTTCTGAGAAAGTTGAGAAAACTGGTGCTGAAGGACGGGTTCTTGATGAGGCAAAAACAATAAACAAATCCCTCTCAGCTCTAGGAAATGTCATCAACGCCCTAACGACTG GTAAACAGAACCATGTGCCTTTCCGTGACTCAAAGCTTACGCGCATTCTCCAAGATGCATTG GGTGGCAACTCAAGAGCAGCGTTGCTGTGCTGCTGTTCTCCCAGCCCATCAAATGCACCAGAGAGTCTGTCTACGCTTCGCTTCGGAACCAG GACAAAGCTCATAAAGGCTTCTCCCAAATCTATTCCTGAGGTGGTGGACAATGCCAAGAAGCCAATCCTTGGAACCCATGATCAAGATGATCTGCGTGATAGGATACTGAGCAAG CTAAGGTTGAGCCTGAAAGAGGAAGATGTAGACCTCCTGGAGGAACTGTTCCTGCAAGAAGGCATCATCTTTGATCCCAATTCCATCACGGACATCGACTCTGCTTGCCAGGATACCAGAAGCGAGGAGATCTTGTTGCTGATGCAAGCCGTGGAAGACCTCGAAGGAACCGTGGAAGAGGTAGCAGCACCAGTCATTCAAACCTTAACCCAACCTCGCTGCTGTG CTCACTGA
- the LOC120711205 gene encoding kinesin-like protein KIN-1 isoform X3, with product MEGPSILHCNEQKTGLVQRVVDELFVCLRSSAGTWTVKLSMVEIYLEKVRDLLDLSKDNLQIKESKTQGIYISGATEISIANSSDALENLSQGIANRAVGETQMNLASSRSHCLYIFSVQHGSTSDERVKAGKIILVDLAGSEKVEKTGAEGRVLDEAKTINKSLSALGNVINALTTGKQNHVPFRDSKLTRILQDALGGNSRAALLCCCSPSPSNAPESLSTLRFGTRTKLIKASPKSIPEVVDNAKKPILGTHDQDDLRDRILSKLRLSLKEEDVDLLEELFLQEGIIFDPNSITDIDSACQDTRSEEILLLMQAVEDLEGTVEELTDENQKLRRELEVAQEISAQAQLAAATAGAAARSRTLLDFVPAPLLRPFGFVPG from the exons ATGGAG GGACCAAGCATCTTGCACTGCAATGAGCAGAAAACTGGACTGGTACAGCGAGTTGTGGACGAGCTATTTGTATGTTTAAGATCATCAGCAGGCACATGGACTGTGAAGTTGTCAATG GTGGAGATATATTTGGAAAAAGTGAG GGACCTTCTCGACTTGTCCAAAGACAACCTACAGATCAAGGAGAGTAAAACCCAAGGGATATACATTTCTGGAGCAACAGAG ATATCAATTGCGAACAGTTCAGATGCATTAGAGAACCTTTCT CAAGGAATTGCCAACAGGGCTGTTGGGGAAACAC AAATGAACCTTGCTAGCAGCAGAAGTCATTGCTTATACATTTTCTCAGTACAGCATGGATCTACTTCAGATGAGAG GGTAAAAGCAGGGAAGATTATTCTTGTTGACTTGGCTGGTTCTGAGAAAGTTGAGAAAACTGGTGCTGAAGGACGGGTTCTTGATGAGGCAAAAACAATAAACAAATCCCTCTCAGCTCTAGGAAATGTCATCAACGCCCTAACGACTG GTAAACAGAACCATGTGCCTTTCCGTGACTCAAAGCTTACGCGCATTCTCCAAGATGCATTG GGTGGCAACTCAAGAGCAGCGTTGCTGTGCTGCTGTTCTCCCAGCCCATCAAATGCACCAGAGAGTCTGTCTACGCTTCGCTTCGGAACCAG GACAAAGCTCATAAAGGCTTCTCCCAAATCTATTCCTGAGGTGGTGGACAATGCCAAGAAGCCAATCCTTGGAACCCATGATCAAGATGATCTGCGTGATAGGATACTGAGCAAG CTAAGGTTGAGCCTGAAAGAGGAAGATGTAGACCTCCTGGAGGAACTGTTCCTGCAAGAAGGCATCATCTTTGATCCCAATTCCATCACGGACATCGACTCTGCTTGCCAGGATACCAGAAGCGAGGAGATCTTGTTGCTGATGCAAGCCGTGGAAGACCTCGAAGGAACCGTGGAAGAG CTCACTGATGAGAACCAGAAGCTCAGGCGTGAGCTCGAAGTCGCGCAGGAGATCTCCGCTCAGGCCCAGCTTGCCGCTGCCACTGCTGGAGCAGCAGCCCGGAGCCGTACCCTGCTCGATTTCGTgcccgcgcccctcctccggccGTTTGGGTTTGTTCCAGGCTGA
- the LOC120711206 gene encoding 28 kDa ribonucleoprotein, chloroplastic-like yields MATATTSASTYCCNTLLHLPRPTHFRRITPPTHRLELSFATRRAAAVARFGPRARASSGPPPPPVFETVVEEEEERGWSDAEAEFSDEVEDEQEWAGGNGAARGKDLGADAGEDLSGWTRQWPRPRELFVCNLPRRCDVEDLLELFGPHGTVLSVEVSRDAETGISRGTAFVTMCSLAEARTAISALDGFDLDGREIFVKLASDVISNRKNVNLTHITPTKDHIFESPHKIYVGNLAWSVQPQDLRELFTQCGTVVSTRLLTDRKGGRNRVYGFLSFSSAEELEAALKLDKTVFFGRDIVVKEAHVERPSP; encoded by the exons atggccaccgctaCCACCTCGGCCTCCACCTATTGTTGCAACACCCTCCTCCACCTGCCCAGGCCGACCCATTTCCGCCGCATCACCCCGCCAACCCACCGCCTGGAGCTCTCCTTCGCCACCCGCCGAGCCGCGGCCGTCGCCCGTTTCGGCCCGAGGGCGAGAGCGAGCTCGggtccgccaccgccaccggtttttgaaacggtggtggaggaagaggaggagcgtGGGTGGTCGGACGCGGAGGCGGAGTTCAGTGACGAGGTGGAGGACGAGCAGGAGTGGGCGGGCGGcaacggcgcggcgcgcgggaagGACTTGGGGGCGGACGCCGGCGAGGACCTGAGCGGCTGGACGCGTCAGTGGCCGCGCCCGCGGGAGCTCTTCGTGTGCAACCTCCCGCGCCGCTGCGACGTCGAGGACCTGCTCGAGCTCTTCGGGCCCCACGGCACCGTCCTCTCCGTAGAG GTTTCACGTGATGCTGAGACGGGAATTAGCCGAGGGACTGCTTTTGTCACAATGTGTTCTCTAGCAGAAGCAAGAACAGCCATCAGTGCTCTGGATGGATTT GACTTAGATGGGCGTGAAATATTTGTTAAACTAGCATCTGATGTCATTTCCAATAGGAAAAATGTCAATCTGACCCATATAACGCCCACAAAGGACCACATCTTCGAAAGCCCACACAAGATATATGTTGGTAACCTTGCCTGGTCTGTTCAGCCTCAAGACTTGAGAGAACTCTTTACCCAGTGTGGAACCGTTGTTAGTACTAGGCTGTTGACAGATCGCAAAGGGGGGAGAAACCGTGTGTATGGGTTCCTTTCGTTTTCTTCGGCTGAAGAGCTTGAGGCCGCATTAAAGCTTGACAAAACA GTTTTTTTTGGACGGGATATCGTCGTCAAGGAAGCTCATGTAGAGCGTCCGTCACCATGA
- the LOC120711208 gene encoding 40S ribosomal protein S13-like, which yields MGRMHSRGKGISSSALPYKRTPPTWLKTATSDVEEMITKAAKKGQMPSQIGVLLRDQHGIPLVKSVTGSKILRILKAHGLAPEIPEDLYFLIKKAVAIRKHLERNRKDKDSKFRLILVESRIHRLARYYKRTKKLPPTWKYESTTASTLVA from the exons ATGGGGCGTATGCACAGCCGCGG GAAGGGTATCTCGTCGTCGGCGCTTCCGTACAAGAGGACCCCGCCGACCTGGCTCAAGACTGCCACCTCTGAT GTGGAGGAGATGATCACGAAGGCGGCGAAGAAGGGTCAGATGCCGTCGCAGATCGGCGTCCTGCTCCGTGACCAGCACGGTATCCCCCTTGTTAAGAGCGTCACCGGCAGCAAGATCCTCCGCATCCTCAAGGCCCATG GTCTGGCACCAGAAATCCCGGAGGACCTGTACTTCCTCATCAAGAAGGCGGTGGCAATTAGGAAGCATCTGGAGAGGAACAGGAAGGACAAGGACTCCAAATTCAGGCTTATTCTTGTGGAGAGCAGGATCCACCGCCTTGCTCGCTACTACAAGCGCACCAAGAAGCTCCCGCCCACCTGGAAGTA TGAGTCCACCACCGCAAGCACTCTGGTGGCCTAA
- the LOC120711207 gene encoding 40S ribosomal protein S13-like translates to MGRMHSRGKGISSSALPYKRTPPTWLKIAANDVEEMITKAAKKGQMPSQIGVLLRDQHGIPLVKSVTGSKILRILKAHGLAPEIPEDLYFLIKKAVAIRKHLERNRKDKDSKFRLILVESRIHRLARYYKRTKKLPPTWKYESTTASTLVA, encoded by the exons ATGGGGCGTATGCACAGCCGCGG GAAGGGTATCTCGTCGTCGGCGCTGCCGTACAAGAGGACTCCCCCGACCTGGCTCAAGATCGCCGCCAACGAT GTGGAGGAGATGATCACCAAGGCCGCGAAGAAGGGCCAGATGCCGTCGCAGATTGGCGTCCTCCTCCGTGACCAGCACGGTATCCCGCTCGTCAAGAGCGTCACTGGTAGCAAGATCCTCCGCATCCTCAAGGCCCATG GGCTCGCACCCGAGATCCCGGAGGACCTTTACTTCCTGATTAAGAAGGCGGTGGCGATTAGGAAGCATCTGGAGAGGAACAGGAAGGACAAGGACTCCAAATTCAGGCTCATTCTTGTTGAGAGCAGGATCCACCGCCTTGCCCGTTACTACAAGCGCACCAAGAAGCTCCCGCCAACCTGGAAGTA TGAGTCGACTACTGCCAGCACTCTGGTGGCCTAA